A portion of the Bubalus kerabau isolate K-KA32 ecotype Philippines breed swamp buffalo chromosome 1, PCC_UOA_SB_1v2, whole genome shotgun sequence genome contains these proteins:
- the BBS10 gene encoding Bardet-Biedl syndrome 10 protein isoform X2 encodes MVACVSSHLRKTGDGAKTFIIFLCHLLRGLREITDKEKDSFLFENIQTCGRHWKNCCQWKFISQALLTFQTQILDYVMDHYLSRHFLSIFSSRTEERTLCRNSLEMLLGAYFCGRVGRNNQNLISQLMCDYVFKCTACESRFEEVLEIVDDCFVELKVGVTGLPVSDSRIIAGLVLQRDFSVYCPADGDIRIVIVTETIQPLFSISGSEFILNSEAQFQTSQFWITERTKAIVKHLQNQNVKLLLSTVKQPDLVIYCAGLNGISVVECLSSEELSLIQRVIGLATFVLPEASSQYELSHTALAKFCKPLILRSKRYVHLGLMSTCSFTPHCIALCGPVQGLVEQHENALHGAFKMLRQVFKDLDLNYVTQTSDQSCTSGPCIYKNSRESNELPKIVNSSVQRSYQDTVVKNKGELAKTQTNLKVCSDLIVPSVKLEQNVLCSTPKVAVTDSYQTDETLRCSSPNKGRIMDDHEPFIESNSANSKTENTRREISYENLQVTKLAGKDSILPLRYKSLEMCTCQSYCSSSIPAGCVLPVGGNFEILLHYYLLNYAKKCQQSEQTMVSRIIANAILGVPKILYKSKKGNYSFPQVYVRALQALQTNQPMISNQTGLESVAGKYQLLTSVLQCLTNILTVDLVINIKRQPQEVYDQDSEEEL; translated from the coding sequence atggtggcctgtGTTTCCAGTCATCTAAGAAAAACAGGAGATGGTgctaaaacatttattatctttctTTGCCATTTACTCAGAGGACTTCGTGAGATCACAGACAAGGAAAAGgattctttcctttttgaaaatattcaaacCTGTGGAAGGCATTGGAAAAATTGCTGTCAGTGGAAATTTATTTCCCAAGCTCTTCTAACATTTCAGACACAGATATTAGACTATGTTATGGATCATTACTTAAGTAGACACTTCTTGTCCATCTTTTCTTCACGCACTGAAGAAAGAACATTGTGTAGGAACTCTTTAGAGATGCTCTTAGGAGCATACTTCTGTGGAAGAGTGGGAAGAAATAATCAAAACTTGATATCTCAGTTGATGTGTGACTATGTTTTCAAGTGTACAGCTTGTGAAAGTAGGTTTGAAGAAGTACTGGAGATAGTGGATGACTGTTTTGTTGAGTTGAAAGTTGGTGTCACCGGCCTTCCTGTTTCGGATTCCAGGATCATAGCTGGGCTTGTGCTTCAGAGAGACTTTTCTGTGTACTGTCCAGCAGATGGTGACATAAGAATAGTGATAGTAACAGAAACCATTCAGCCTCTTTTTTCAATTTCTGGATCAGAGTTTATTCTAAATTCAGAAGCACAGTTTCAGACATCTCAGTTTTGGATTACAGAAAGAACAAAAGCAATAGTGAAACATTTACAGAATCAGaatgtaaaattactcctatctACTGTGAAACAACCAGACTTAGTAATTTATTGTGCAGGACTGAATGGCATATCTGTGGTGGAGTGTTTATCATCTGAAGAACTTTCTCTTATCCAGAGAGTCATTGGTCTTGCTACCTTTGTACTACCAGAGGCCTCTTCTCAGTATGAACTCTCTCACACTGCTTTGGCGAAATTCTGTAAACCCCTCATCCTTAGATCCAAAAGGTATGTTCATCTtggcttgatgagcacctgttcATTCACACCACATTGTATAGCTCTTTGTGGACCGGTGCAGGGGCTTGTTGAACAACATGAGAATGCTTTACATGGAGCGTTTAAAATGCTTCGGCAAGTATTTAAAGACCTTGATCTAAATTATGTGACACAAACCAGTGACCAAAGTTGTACCTCAGGTCCTTGTATATATAAGAATAGTAGAGAAAGTAATGAGTTACCAAAAATTGTTAACAGCTCAGTACAAAGGTCGTATCAGGACACTGTTGTAAAGAACAAAGGTGAACTGGCAAAAACTCAAACGAATTTAAAAGTATGTTCAGATTTGATAGTTCCAAGCGTCAAATTAGAGCAAAATGTATTGTGTTCAACACCAAAAGTGGCAGTAACAGATTCATACCAGACAGATGAAACATTGAGATGTTCATCCCCAAACAAAGGGAGGATAATGGATGACCATGAACCCTTTATTGAGAGTAATTCTGCTAActcaaaaacagaaaataccaGAAGGGAAATATCTTATGAAAATTTACAGGTTACAAAACTTGCTGGAAAGGACAGCATTTTACCACTGAGATATAAGTCACTAGAGATGTGTACTTGCCAAAGTTACTGTTCCTCATCTATACCAGCTGGTTGTGTTTTGCCTGTGGGTGGTAATTTTGAGATCTTATTGCATTACTATCTTCTCAACTATGCCAAAAAATGCCAGCAATCAGAACAAACCATGGTTAGTAGGATAATAGCTAATGCAATTTTAGGCGTTCCCAAAATCTTGTATAAGTCTAAGAAAGGAAATTACAGCTTTCCACAAGTATATGTAAGAGCTCTCCAGGCACTGCAAACCAATCAACCCATGATAAGCAACCAAACAGGTTTGGAATCAGTTGCTGGTAAATACCAGTTACTaacttcagttcttcagtgcttgaCAAACATTTTGACTGTTGACTTAGTAATCAATATTAAGAGACAGCCTCAGGAAGTTTATGATCAAGATTCAGAAGAGGAACTATAA
- the BBS10 gene encoding Bardet-Biedl syndrome 10 protein isoform X1 — translation MAAAGSVTVALHVAEVLETIVSGCLGPEGRQVLCTKPTGEVLLSRDGGCLLKALHLEHPVARVMVACVSSHLRKTGDGAKTFIIFLCHLLRGLREITDKEKDSFLFENIQTCGRHWKNCCQWKFISQALLTFQTQILDYVMDHYLSRHFLSIFSSRTEERTLCRNSLEMLLGAYFCGRVGRNNQNLISQLMCDYVFKCTACESRFEEVLEIVDDCFVELKVGVTGLPVSDSRIIAGLVLQRDFSVYCPADGDIRIVIVTETIQPLFSISGSEFILNSEAQFQTSQFWITERTKAIVKHLQNQNVKLLLSTVKQPDLVIYCAGLNGISVVECLSSEELSLIQRVIGLATFVLPEASSQYELSHTALAKFCKPLILRSKRYVHLGLMSTCSFTPHCIALCGPVQGLVEQHENALHGAFKMLRQVFKDLDLNYVTQTSDQSCTSGPCIYKNSRESNELPKIVNSSVQRSYQDTVVKNKGELAKTQTNLKVCSDLIVPSVKLEQNVLCSTPKVAVTDSYQTDETLRCSSPNKGRIMDDHEPFIESNSANSKTENTRREISYENLQVTKLAGKDSILPLRYKSLEMCTCQSYCSSSIPAGCVLPVGGNFEILLHYYLLNYAKKCQQSEQTMVSRIIANAILGVPKILYKSKKGNYSFPQVYVRALQALQTNQPMISNQTGLESVAGKYQLLTSVLQCLTNILTVDLVINIKRQPQEVYDQDSEEEL, via the exons ATGGCCGCTGCGGGGTCTGTGACGGTGGCGTTGCATGTGGCGGAAGTGCTAGAAACCATCGTGAGCGGTTGCCTGGGGCCGGAAGGGCGGCAAGTTCTGTGTACCAAGCCCACTGGCGAGGTGCTGCTCAGCCGGGATGGAGGCTGCCTGTTGAAGGCGCTACATTTAGAGCATCCCGTAGCCAG ggtgatggtggcctgtGTTTCCAGTCATCTAAGAAAAACAGGAGATGGTgctaaaacatttattatctttctTTGCCATTTACTCAGAGGACTTCGTGAGATCACAGACAAGGAAAAGgattctttcctttttgaaaatattcaaacCTGTGGAAGGCATTGGAAAAATTGCTGTCAGTGGAAATTTATTTCCCAAGCTCTTCTAACATTTCAGACACAGATATTAGACTATGTTATGGATCATTACTTAAGTAGACACTTCTTGTCCATCTTTTCTTCACGCACTGAAGAAAGAACATTGTGTAGGAACTCTTTAGAGATGCTCTTAGGAGCATACTTCTGTGGAAGAGTGGGAAGAAATAATCAAAACTTGATATCTCAGTTGATGTGTGACTATGTTTTCAAGTGTACAGCTTGTGAAAGTAGGTTTGAAGAAGTACTGGAGATAGTGGATGACTGTTTTGTTGAGTTGAAAGTTGGTGTCACCGGCCTTCCTGTTTCGGATTCCAGGATCATAGCTGGGCTTGTGCTTCAGAGAGACTTTTCTGTGTACTGTCCAGCAGATGGTGACATAAGAATAGTGATAGTAACAGAAACCATTCAGCCTCTTTTTTCAATTTCTGGATCAGAGTTTATTCTAAATTCAGAAGCACAGTTTCAGACATCTCAGTTTTGGATTACAGAAAGAACAAAAGCAATAGTGAAACATTTACAGAATCAGaatgtaaaattactcctatctACTGTGAAACAACCAGACTTAGTAATTTATTGTGCAGGACTGAATGGCATATCTGTGGTGGAGTGTTTATCATCTGAAGAACTTTCTCTTATCCAGAGAGTCATTGGTCTTGCTACCTTTGTACTACCAGAGGCCTCTTCTCAGTATGAACTCTCTCACACTGCTTTGGCGAAATTCTGTAAACCCCTCATCCTTAGATCCAAAAGGTATGTTCATCTtggcttgatgagcacctgttcATTCACACCACATTGTATAGCTCTTTGTGGACCGGTGCAGGGGCTTGTTGAACAACATGAGAATGCTTTACATGGAGCGTTTAAAATGCTTCGGCAAGTATTTAAAGACCTTGATCTAAATTATGTGACACAAACCAGTGACCAAAGTTGTACCTCAGGTCCTTGTATATATAAGAATAGTAGAGAAAGTAATGAGTTACCAAAAATTGTTAACAGCTCAGTACAAAGGTCGTATCAGGACACTGTTGTAAAGAACAAAGGTGAACTGGCAAAAACTCAAACGAATTTAAAAGTATGTTCAGATTTGATAGTTCCAAGCGTCAAATTAGAGCAAAATGTATTGTGTTCAACACCAAAAGTGGCAGTAACAGATTCATACCAGACAGATGAAACATTGAGATGTTCATCCCCAAACAAAGGGAGGATAATGGATGACCATGAACCCTTTATTGAGAGTAATTCTGCTAActcaaaaacagaaaataccaGAAGGGAAATATCTTATGAAAATTTACAGGTTACAAAACTTGCTGGAAAGGACAGCATTTTACCACTGAGATATAAGTCACTAGAGATGTGTACTTGCCAAAGTTACTGTTCCTCATCTATACCAGCTGGTTGTGTTTTGCCTGTGGGTGGTAATTTTGAGATCTTATTGCATTACTATCTTCTCAACTATGCCAAAAAATGCCAGCAATCAGAACAAACCATGGTTAGTAGGATAATAGCTAATGCAATTTTAGGCGTTCCCAAAATCTTGTATAAGTCTAAGAAAGGAAATTACAGCTTTCCACAAGTATATGTAAGAGCTCTCCAGGCACTGCAAACCAATCAACCCATGATAAGCAACCAAACAGGTTTGGAATCAGTTGCTGGTAAATACCAGTTACTaacttcagttcttcagtgcttgaCAAACATTTTGACTGTTGACTTAGTAATCAATATTAAGAGACAGCCTCAGGAAGTTTATGATCAAGATTCAGAAGAGGAACTATAA
- the BBS10 gene encoding Bardet-Biedl syndrome 10 protein isoform X3, whose amino-acid sequence MAAAGSVTVALHVAEVLETIVSGCLGPEGRQVLCTKPTGEVLLSRDGGCLLKALHLEHPVARVMVACVSSHLRKTGDGAKTFIIFLCHLLRGLREITDKEKDSFLFENIQTCGRHWKNCCQWKFISQALLTFQTQILDYVMDHYLSRHFLSIFSSRTEERTLCRNSLEMLLGAYFCGRVGRNNQNLISQLMCDYVFKCTACESRFEEVLEIVDDCFVELKVGVTGLPVSDSRIIAGLVLQRDFSVYCPADGDIRIVIVTETIQPLFSISGSEFILNSEAQFQTSQFWITERTKAIVKHLQNQNVKLLLSTVKQPDLVIYCAGLNGISVVECLSSEELSLIQRVIGLATFVLPEASSQYELSHTALAKFCKPLILRSKRVCRLCLDGAAEHTVNALRSVTCTCKQEA is encoded by the exons ATGGCCGCTGCGGGGTCTGTGACGGTGGCGTTGCATGTGGCGGAAGTGCTAGAAACCATCGTGAGCGGTTGCCTGGGGCCGGAAGGGCGGCAAGTTCTGTGTACCAAGCCCACTGGCGAGGTGCTGCTCAGCCGGGATGGAGGCTGCCTGTTGAAGGCGCTACATTTAGAGCATCCCGTAGCCAG ggtgatggtggcctgtGTTTCCAGTCATCTAAGAAAAACAGGAGATGGTgctaaaacatttattatctttctTTGCCATTTACTCAGAGGACTTCGTGAGATCACAGACAAGGAAAAGgattctttcctttttgaaaatattcaaacCTGTGGAAGGCATTGGAAAAATTGCTGTCAGTGGAAATTTATTTCCCAAGCTCTTCTAACATTTCAGACACAGATATTAGACTATGTTATGGATCATTACTTAAGTAGACACTTCTTGTCCATCTTTTCTTCACGCACTGAAGAAAGAACATTGTGTAGGAACTCTTTAGAGATGCTCTTAGGAGCATACTTCTGTGGAAGAGTGGGAAGAAATAATCAAAACTTGATATCTCAGTTGATGTGTGACTATGTTTTCAAGTGTACAGCTTGTGAAAGTAGGTTTGAAGAAGTACTGGAGATAGTGGATGACTGTTTTGTTGAGTTGAAAGTTGGTGTCACCGGCCTTCCTGTTTCGGATTCCAGGATCATAGCTGGGCTTGTGCTTCAGAGAGACTTTTCTGTGTACTGTCCAGCAGATGGTGACATAAGAATAGTGATAGTAACAGAAACCATTCAGCCTCTTTTTTCAATTTCTGGATCAGAGTTTATTCTAAATTCAGAAGCACAGTTTCAGACATCTCAGTTTTGGATTACAGAAAGAACAAAAGCAATAGTGAAACATTTACAGAATCAGaatgtaaaattactcctatctACTGTGAAACAACCAGACTTAGTAATTTATTGTGCAGGACTGAATGGCATATCTGTGGTGGAGTGTTTATCATCTGAAGAACTTTCTCTTATCCAGAGAGTCATTGGTCTTGCTACCTTTGTACTACCAGAGGCCTCTTCTCAGTATGAACTCTCTCACACTGCTTTGGCGAAATTCTGTAAACCCCTCATCCTTAGATCCAAAAG